TGCACACATTACCTAATGCAATCTAGCAGACTGGAGTGGTCTGTGTTGTAGTTGATGTGGTGGTAGTTGGCGtagttgtggtgggggttgtggttgaCGGTGTTGTATTGGTAGTTAGGGTAGTAGTGGTAGATGTGGTTGTCGTTGAAGTGGTGGTGGAAGTCGTGGTAGTCTGTAAGCTGCAGTGGAGTATTGGGTGCGGTAATATATGTAGTAATGGTGGTAGAAGGTGCAATGCAAAAGTTTAAATGCAGGCATTACAGATTGTTGATCTAGCAGACTGGAGTGGTTGGCGTGGTGGTTGTGGATGTTGTAGTGGTGGGTGTGGTAGtagttgtggtgggtgttgtggttgtaggtgttgtagttgtagtagtggtagttggggtagtagtagtggtagatgtGGTTGTCGTTGAAATGGTGGTGGAGGTCGTGGTGGTCTGTTCGCGACACCAGATGTAACAGCGGAAGCCAGGGGCGGTGGTGGCGGCGTTGCTGGCGAAGGTGAGGCGCGTCCATCCGTCGGAGGTGATGGTTCCGTCGGGACTGTCGGTGCCGCATTTCCTGCGCAAGATAATTAAAGTAAACAAACTGAATCGAGGAAACGAAAGAAAGCCACGAATTTCCTTAGGCATTAGGCCCAAATAACTTACTCTTCGCGAGAGCCATGGTAAGTCACCACTAGGCGGTCATTGAGGCAGTCGGTAGACGATTCCAGTTCGAAGGTAGGACAGATGAACTCCAGGTAGGTAGACTCCATGGGGTTGCACGTGATCTCGTACTGGCACCTGTCGGCACATACATGGAAGGTGAAAGAAAATTGCAAACACTGACGCCAGTTAATGAGATCTGTTTTGATACGAGATAGCACGTAAGTTTGAGCAAGAAATCACCTGTAGTCCGTATCGTAGTTTTGGGGGAAGTTGGGCGACTGGATGGCCACTCGCTCGCCGGGGTTCATGGTAGTCGTTCCGCAGGGTAGCGTCTCCAGGCGTGGCTCGGGGAACACGTTGGCCCCGCCCACCGCCGCCACCACGCCTAACAGCAAAAGTCCGGTTGCTGACATACTGAAGTGcctttagaaagagaaagataattttcaaacgtatgtgtgtatatatatatacatatatatctgtttgtgtagaTTCCTATAGTTAGATatcaagtgtgtatatgtataatatatatataagtgtgtatgtatatacatatatatgtgtgtgtatatacacacatatatatttgtatatttacttatcttggtgtgtgtgtatatatatgtatgtgtgtatatatatgtgtaaatagatatatagattgataaatatttgtgagtatatatatatatatatatatatatatatatatatatatatatatatatataatttatttatttaaactgtATGTGcatggagagagaaaagcagtaggagataataagtatataattaacaAATGGACGTCTAATGCCTATTACCTCAACACACACGGacgcatataaatgtacatgcagacacacgcgcaggcgcatatatatatatatattatatatatatatatatatatatatatatatatatatatatatatgtatatatatatatacatgttacttAGTAACTGAAGCTAAGACCTGTTTTGAGTGGGTATATGTACTTGAAATACAGTAAACCGTTTTAATCTTTGCCAATAACggaattatttctctctttctttaagttAACATATGAATATGAAGAAAGCAGCTGCCATTTTTAGTGCTAAAGTATAACTTACGTAACTGTGGATCCGTCCTGGGACAAACCAGCATGCTAAATGATGGACAATTTCACCTTATATACCTCTTGAAAACCATCTAGCGGTCGACATGTGCACTACCGTCATGTGGAGGTCTGTTTACTCACTTCGAAGAGCTGATAAGGAAGTTTCATTTAAGCATTAAGGCAATTAAAACCTTTTGAAATATGTTTGGTTTTTAGATGCAAATggcctttactctctctctctctctctcttctctctctctatctattgtcTCTCTGATGCATTTATGTGCTACGTAGGATATCATGCTGCAAGCGACTGCTGcaaagatgtaataataatgaacaaatatttcaatacataatatatatatatatatatatatatatatatatatatatatatatatatatatatatatatatatatatatatatatatatatatgtgtgtgtatatatgtatgtatatatatatgtatatatatacgtatataaacacatacgagtgtatgcgtgtgtgtgtgtgtgtgtttgtatgtgtatgtgtgtatgtttgtatgtgtatgtgtgtgcatgtgtttgtttacagatattgataaacagatacatatatacataactaaatgaggtaatatatatacatgcatacatatatgtgtattaatgtatatatatacatatacatatacatatatacactcattggtctagcagtgtgtgtgtttatttatgtatatacgcgtttctgtatgtatttttagTAATACCTATCCTTATAACTGTACCCCTAATGCCTATTaccaatctctctcactctctctctatgtgtgtgtgtgtgtatgtgtgtgtgcgtgtgtgattatatatatatatatatatatatatatatatatatatatatatatatatatatatatatatatatgggtgtgtgtatgtgtgtgtgtgtgtctaaatgcatgcatatctgtatatatatacataaagatagaaaaataaatagatggatatagatagatatatagatatattaccacTAAACAATAGATATGTACGCGATTACTAATAATAGATCTATTTTACTCAATTTTCTAAAGACACATCAGTATGTCTGCAACTGGACTTGTTAGTGACCATAGTGGACGCGCTTCCCTGTGGAACGACCACCATGAACCCCGGCGAGCGAGTGGCTATCCAGTCGCCAAACTTCCCCAGGACTACAACACCGAATACACGTGATCTCAGGCTTAAAATGAGCTATTATCTGGTATCTGTCTTTGCATTTCTGTTTACGTTTCATCGTAAAGCTTGTGTCTCTTCTAATGTATTTTCAGTTATGCTTGTACTCCATATTCATTTAACATTTGCGTCGTTTCATATAAACTGTTATTTCACtcatgtttacacatatataaccgTCATAATTATGCAAGTCTTGCTTCCTCTCCCGACTGCGACCGGACACTCATCAGATTACTAGAAATTCTTCTTCCTGTATACGAATGGTAACTATTTACTGGTTAAAACAAAACGCAGTCatgttatctctatctctccatttgtCTGTCTAACACACTTTCCTCTCCTACTCTGCTGATGAAGCGTGGAAACAAAATGCCTAAAGAAAACACAAGGTCTTGCAATGTTTTGCACGGTTGGCTGGCTCTGAAATTGCTTGTACAAACCTCATACCCTCTTTTGCACTTTCAGACCCCTATGAACCCTCCACGCTGCAAAGGCCTTCATATGGAGGCTGGTGGAGAAACATCACCTTTTGATGCGATTAAAATAATGCAACAGTTACTCAAACTGCCTAAAATTCTCTTAATGAAAAAGAACCTGCCAAAGTTTCATTTGCATGATTGAAGGTGCAGATACTTGGGGACAACTACTGCCTTTGCATTGTCATATGTTACTAtcctttattcagttttttttttttttttttttttttttgaggggggtattGGCCTTGTTTACAGTTCCTTCTTCGTCAACCGTATCTTGATAGGAAGACATCCTTGATGTAAGGAAATAGTGTCCCCTTTTTACTTTACATTTTCTACAACCCATGagatactttcattttctttgaatGTCGAAAGTGCGGATAATCTATCTTAAATAGACCTAATTTGGTTCATCCGCTTAGAATTTCATCTGCTAAACAGGGTACTGAGTAATGCAAGTAATGGAAAAAAATCTTAGTCTTTTAGTTCAAATTCATAAAATTACTAAGAATTATACCTTTTGCGGTAATTTATCATTTGCTGCATTTTTTCACGTAGCAAAGGGTGTCTTACCTTTGGTCATTGTACACAGCGGTAGCTGTGACTATATGAgcacataatatattttctttttgcttttcggtttttcatttgaattttttttcttatactttctcgttttttttttctttctttttttctttctttctttctttcttcctttctttctttctttcttttctgagcGATTAGGCGTATTTTTCAGCTAATCTTATTTGCACATTAGTCGATAAGTTTGCAAATGACTACATTATTAAAGAGGGAATTCATATAAACAAAggccatatatatcatattttattggaGATGCTTCCATTCCAGTAAATATATATGACAGTAAGTTTGTTAAATATGTTTATCTTGGATTTATGCGAAGTGATCTTGCAAAGTAGTAGTTGCATGCATCGCAGAGGTAAATATTTTTGCTCTTAGTTGTTACTGATCACGATTGCAGTTGTATTAATGGCAATGTAACATTACGTAATGCAATCTAGCAGACTGGAGTGGTCGGTGTTGTAGTTGGTGTGGTGGTAGTTGGCGtagttgtggtgggggttgtgggtgtaggTGTTGTAGTGGTAGTtggggtagtagtagtggtagatgtGGTTGTCGTTGAAGTGGTGGTGGAGGTCGTGGTGGTCTGTTCGCGACACCAGATGTAACAGCGGAAGCCAGGGGCGGTGGTGGCGGCGTTGCTGGCGAAGGTGAGGCGCGTCCACCCGTCGGAGGTGATGGTTCCGTCGGGACTGTCGGTGCCGCATTTTCTGCGCaagaaaattaaagtaaataaactGATTCGAGGAAACGAAATAAAGCCACGAATTTCCTTAGGCATTAGGCCCAAATAACTTACTCTTCGCGAGAGCCATGGTAAGTCACCACCAGGCGGTCATTGAGGCAGTCGGTGGACGATTCCAGTTCGAAGGTAGGACAGATGAACTCCAGGTAGGTAGACTCCATGGGGTTGCACGTGATCTCGTACTGGCACCTGTCggcatatacatgaaatatatagtaAACTGCGTATACTGACCCATTTAACGAGGCCTGTTTGATACGAGATAGTATGAGCAAGGAATCACCTGTAGTCCGTATCATAGTTTTGGGGGAAGTTGGGCGACTGGATGGCCACTCGCTCGCCGGGGTTCATGGTAGTCGTTCCGCAGGGTAGCGTCTCCAGGCGTGGCTCAGGGAACACGTTGGCCCCGCCCACCGCCGCCACCACTCCCAACAGCAAAAGTCCGGTTGCTGACATACTGAAGTTCCTTTAGAAAGAAAGctatattttactgttatttatgtgtatatatacatgtatacatatgtgtgtgttagtccGTATGCATTCAGTCCTCTGTGACCTTGGGAGCTGAAAACTTGAACATGAGGAATAAAATAGACAGGGTGACACCAGGATAGAGGGTGTGGTAAAGAGTGGGTGGAACAAAGTTTAAGTGTGTATCATCTCTTGAACTCTGCAGTTACAAGGAATATATTTCTGATCTGTGATTGTAGGTGTAAGGGATATTTCTTTATTAGTAATCGTACATATATACGAAACCCGTTCATTTCTAaattgaaatatatgtgtatgaacgtgtgcgtgtgtgtgaattctatacataaatgtgttttatttttcatttatttttttttatctattcacttatttgCATCACATAAATAAAGCttgctgtgtgtttatgtagtcaGTCCCCTGTCACCCTAGGGAGCTAAAACTTGGACCACATGAAGAAAAACAGGCCGGCAACATCGGGGTTGGAGGAATGACAAAGGATGGGTGGAACAAAGTCATTTGTGTTTGAGCAAAGCATGCCTTCTTCCTGAATAAAGCTTTGAACATAAATACGTGTGAAGCTAAAACTTAGGTTGCTGGGGCTTTACTTTGGCCTGGGGCTAAAGTTTGATATGAAGAATAATACAACAAGATAACATCAGGTAGTGGTGTGGAAGAGAGTGGGTGGAGCAGAACCTGCCTCCTTACTACGTAAAACTTTGGACCAAAACACTGTACAACGGAAATTAAGTATTGAAATTTTGTTAGGTCTGTAGATGAGATGAAAAACAAAGTTTTATATAGTTTGTGTACAAGGATATAGCTTCAAAATTTACTTCTTGGTCAAATAACATACTGTCTGCAGTTTGCTGTATTATTCTTTGTGCaatcatgtgcatatatatatatataatatatatatatatatatatatattatattatattatatattatattatattatatatacatatatatacatatatatacatatatatatatatatatatatatatatatatatatatatatatatatatatatatatatatatatataatgtgtgtgtgtttatatatatacacagacaatcaCGCGTGTATAAACTAACCCCCAGTTTACatcacatattcttttttttttcttttctttttttttttgctgctttacTTAATCACTAAAGCTAAAACCTGTTTCGAGTGGGTATATATACGCCCTGCCTATATAGCATACCGTTCTAATTTTCTTAAGTAACAGGATTATTTCTAGTATTTTCTAAATCAGCATATAAACATCAAGAAATCAGCTGTCATCTATATTACAGAAGTATTACTTACGTGACTGTAGATCCGTCCTGGGACAAACCAGCATACTAAATGATGCAAATTTCCACCTTATATACCATTTGAAAGCCATCTGGCGGTCGACATGTGTACTAGCACCATATGCAAGTTTTGTTTGCACACTTCGAAAAGCTGATTAAGAAATTTAATTCAATCATAAAGGCAATTAAAACCTTTTGAAATGTGTATGGCTTTTAGAACCAAAtgacagttctctctctctctctctcacacacacacacacacacacacacacatacacacacacacacacacacacacacacacacacacacacacacacacacacacacacacacaaaaaaaaaaaaaaaaaaaaaaaaaaaaaaaaaaaaaaaaaaaaaaaaaaaaaacaccgggcggaaggcaatggcaaaccaccgctctaaattgccaagaaaatggGCTTCCatagcccatgatcgtcaaggccgcggtggccgaatagttagagcatcggactcaacactgtcacgacggcaatttgagttcgagggatcgagtcaccggccggcgcgttgttcccttgggcaaggaacttcacctcgattgcctacctagccactgggtggccaagccagcccaagtcagtgctggtcccaagcccggataaaatagagagaatgtttacctaaaaagttaacaccggcactctccgtggaaaggaactggggaccctaccacgtactcactccaagagcatcacaacatgaaaactacaattaagtatcatgctgtgaccacggcggctcagacatgaacctaccgttaaaagaagaagatatatatattaaatatataggtatattgtgtgtatgtatatatatatatatatatatatatatatatatatatatatatatatatatatatatatccatgtattacttatatatatatatttatatatatatatatatatatatatatatatatatatatatatatatatatataatatacatatgtgtgtgtgtgttgtgtatgtgtgtgtgtgtgtgtgtgtgtgtgtgtgtgtgtgtttgtgtgtgtgtgtgtgtgtgcgcagatatatttgttcgtgtgtgtgtgcgtgtgcgtgtgtgtgtgtgtgtgtgtgtgtgtgtgtgtgtgtacatacatttgagtgtgtgtgtgtgcttgtgtatgtatatatgtatgcatgtatgtatgtgtaatatacatattattccaTGTCTTCTCTGACCCGCTAggtcattatcatgaccattatgtGTTGGGTTATAGAGCTGTTCTCATTTGCATGTGTGACAATGAAAGGCAACGACGGTgtaatgaggaagatgaggaggttGATGAGATAGACGAGACGCGGGATTGAAAAAAAACACGAGTTAATGATGCGAAGAAGATGGGGTCGTTAGAGagcaagcagaaaaaaatatatataaagcgagaagagaaaaataaatacgtTCAAtgcatctttgtttgttttgtttttttttttggctttttcgcaaaggaaaataaaatgtacaATTTTATCCAAGGAGAACTCTCACAGGTTTTCCTCTGTGAAGAGAGTTTACAGttgtctttctcatttctctcctctctctctctctctttctctctctctctctctctctctctctctctctctctctctctctctctctctctctctctctctctcgctcattcactctctctctctctctctctctctctctctctctctctctctctcctctctctctcgctcactcactctctctctcctctctcgctctctctctctctctctctctctctctctatgtgtgtgtgtgtgtgtgtgtgtgtggtgtgtgtgtgtgtgtgtgagtgtggtgtgtgtgtgtgcctgtgtgtgtgtgtgagtgtggtgtgtgtgtgtgcctgtgtgtgtgtgtgtgtgtgtgtgtgtgtgtgtgtgtgtgtgtgtgtgtgtgtgtgtgtgtgtctttaattaatatatatatatatatatatatatatatatatatatatatatatatatatatatttatatatataagtaaagatatatatatatatatatatatatatatatatatatatataagtaaagatatatatatatacatatacgtgtatgtgtgtagatagacagataaatagatagatcaatacaAAGATAATTTTTGGACGGAGAGTCGCCAATCAGCTTAGGAGCCTCACGTGACTTGCAAACTATGCAATAAATATCACTCACAGGCTTCGTGGGATAGAGGAATGATTTGATACTGAATGCATGTTTAGTCTTTCCAATGATCAACTGAAGATTACATTCTGAGAGTACATTTCACGTTGCAAAAATTATCGTTGATTTGCAGGCAATTTgggaaggtgagaaggaagggagaaaattaaTTTTGATAGGAACGAACAAGAAGTGAAGCTGAcgtatgttttatgcatatatgtatcggGCAAGCATTGAATATTGTTGCAGGTACCGAAATGTAATAGTAATGCAATAATAGGTTGTAAtctgaatgaagaaaaaaagatattctgtgcatttttattttctatataaatgtcatattttgacaaaaaaaatcataatcgaCTTCAATGGTTATcgatcttttttttatccctatgCTCTAATGGTCCCTTTGTTAACCGGGCGTTAAAAACGATCTATTTGAAGACTATATGAACGAAgactttataaaataattataataagtgaattaataaaataaaacaaaaggaatgCAAGATTAATATAATGGTAGTAACGATACTAATAGTAAACCAATATTAATAGTAAACAGTGGTTATACCCttctcgttctctcactctctctccacacacacacacacacacacacacacacacacacacacacacacacacacacacacacacacacacacacacacacacacacacacacacatatatatatcactttacaaaaatatgatataattctgTTATaactaattctttttctttttgtttttttgttttcgagcGAATACTTGGAACGAAACGGAGGCGACGCTGGAGAGAGGCTTCACGCTCCAGCCTTCCGAGCCACGCCTCCTGCCTCTCCGCCGGCAAGTtcccgacacacacaacacacagtaacCCAAGGTATCTGCAGTAGCCGCTTGGGGATTTGGCCAAAAATATTTTGGTGACCAGACGTGAGTGACTAAAAGCGAAATCTAATTAAAAGAATCAAAAGCAATTATCGGTAATTAACGCCACTCTTGACGAAATGACAGCATTCCTATCGCATATTCGCGTCAAATGATCACCTGGAAAAACACTCGGCCGTGTTCCAGCGAAATTTTGATCTTAATTAAAACCAAGCACTAGAGGCTCCGAAACAATAATGATGGGCCATTCTCTATCGtcttttttataaatctataattGCTATTCTACGTCAAAGGCACGATTGCCCCCGATCTTCTGTGTTGATTCAGGAATATCAAATGTGCAAAGGTTTATGGGTTCGTACGCCATATTTGGATTGTTCTGATGAGCTATGCATGATGTTGGCTCTACTATCTCTGCGAGGTCTTTTAAAAATCTGATTCCATGAAAAACTGGTCgtaaatgaaataacaacaagTGCATATTGCTTAAGTGCATCACTACTCGGCACGCAAATTCCTTCTTTCACTCGAATCACAGCGTTACAACGGTCATTGGTTTCACAAATACCCTTCGAAGCagcttatcatcatttatgtcaATTTTATACGAGAATTCGCCCAGCTGAACTGAACAAGAAGATGGAAATCAAGATGTAGGTTCCTCTCTGCCGTAGTGAATATCAAGACGccataaggggaaaagggaagtcgTATTCAGTTTTTCTTCGTGCGCTCctcttgattcttttttttccattttaaagtcATTTATATAATTGTGTAGACTCTGATATCAAGTTATTGCTCGATGCTACTTTGGTTCGAATGCCTCACTGGcgattttaattatgataatgattgaaaaatgtttgaaaataatgataatgataatgacaataataataattattataacttaagGCTTGCTGGCAGTTTGCAGCCGTTCGTTTACTGTGCTTCTACAGTAAATCATCCCCTTTAGACAAGGAATTCCCGGGTTACAATCCATTGAGAGTACGGGATTTAAACTCGCTACCACTGCGCCACACAGAGTAGAGGGAGGACATTCAGCAGCAATCTTCTCGTGACTAAATCTACGTGATCAATTTACTTGTGAAATTTGTATAGTGGTAGTTAATCTGGTCGGTGTCGGTAAGTGGAGTCCCGGTATTGATTATCCTTTGGACATGACGAACAAAAAGCGTGTATTCCAGAGTTATTGTAATGGTTACGACTGATGGGCGAATAAAATATCGGCAGAGTTCTTCTGTTTATTCTAGATCAGAGCTGCGGGAGCTAGAGGTGTTGACCGAGCCGACGCTGGAGGCAGAGTGTCTTCGGCTCTCTCAGTTTTTGACGGGTTCACAAAATATTCGCTAAACATAGAATATGGCAACAATGGTTTTGGTGGGAAAATGTCAGTACAGAGTTTCTGTTTTAAGGCAGTGTATGGGTTCTGTGGTCACATGTCGGGTCGCggacactggatatgtcagtACAATTAAATCGTAAACATCAGGTAACTACAAtatcgtcaataataatgattgcaaacataatgattaagaataaggatttttttacaaacattttgagtataatcaagatataagttcACTTGTAATTATAAAGTATTTGGCGGTAAGGGTCGGAATCGCTTGCTCTGGGGGCACTTTGCCTTTGTCATTACGTTCTGGGCGCAGGTCAGTGTTGGCACAGGCGATTACCAGTAGGGTCCAgggtaccgtgggaagtcgagaTAAGTAGAGGGGAATGGCCATTAGCCTGACGGTAAGGGTCGGAATTGCTTGCTCTGGCACTTCGTCGGTGTTCTGTTCTGGACGCAGGTCAACGTCGGTGCAGGCGATAACCAGTAGAGTCCAGGGTACCGTGGGAACTAAGGGtatgagtaaggggggggggaaggagaaccaTTAAACCGCCCGGCCACCTAATCAGGATCGTCCTCGATCCTGCTGCAGTGGATGAGCTGAGGGCGAAGTGTCGACAGCGGGGATGCAGGGAGACTCGGTCCCTGCGTGGCGCGCGGTTGGCAATAGGTGGAGTGGGTGCGGTGTGACCCATAGCTGAGCGGGTCTCCGGATAGACGTCTTTGTCATCTTTGGGCTGATGGCGTCCGCGGAAGACCAAGGGAGTTGCACTCTGGGGAAGACAGTGGCAACGAAGTAGCAGGTGTAGAATCAGGAGACAATATCTGTGGGGGTGAGACTGGTGAGGGAACGTTGTCGGTTGAATTCATCCTCGTAGTGTGTGCTGGCTAGTTTGAGCGTATCAAAGTGATACCAGGCTTGACTGCAGGTAATGAGATTTTGGCACAGAGCTTTGTTATGTCGTACCTTTAGAACTCGTAATGGTCCTTCGAAGTCTGGAGCAAGTTTAGGCATAGGAGAGGACTTATCTGATACACGATGGAAGACGAGGACGCCGTCGGCGATCTCCTTCCGTCGGGCTAGCTTGTGTTGCTGAGCGATGATGCGGTCCCTTTCTACGCGCAAGTGCTCGCGGGCGATGCGGTAGGCTTCTTGCTTTCGGGCGATCAAAATCTTCGCGTAGTCGTCTCCGTAGACGGGAGTAGGGCGCTGTTGCAGGAGTTCGTAGGGGAGACGCTGGTCGTCTCCGTACACGACGTAATTGGGGATGTCACCTagggaggagtggaaggtgcTGTTGACGGCAGCCTGAGTGATGGGAATCCACAGGTCCCACTCATTGTCTTGTGCGTTGATGGAGGTTCTGAGGACGTTCAGGATCGTTCTGTTGAGTCTTTCGACGAGGCCATTTGCCTGTGGTTCTGACGAAGGGTCGTTCTGGTATGTCGTAAGTGAGTGCAGGCGCTGGGGCGGCGGTGTGACCTTTGTAGAGGGGGCAGATCTGGCAGCTTTTGATGTGACCGATAACTCGTGGACCAAGTCTGGGGAAATAATAACGAGAGCGAGCCAGCTGCAAAGTTTTGAAAATACCTTGATGTCCCGAAGTATGAGAATCGTGGAGTAGCTTGAGCACCGTGGGGACAAGGACTTCGGGGATGACCAGTTGGTGGTACGTTCGGCGTTGTTTGGATCCACGCAGTTTCTTAGGAGCTGATTTCCGGAAGAGCAGGCCGTCCCGGAGGTAGAGCTCTTCGATGGGGAGGTTTCGATTCGTCGGCGGAAGCTTAGTGTTATCCTCGAGGTAGGCGATGATATCTGCGTACAGTGGGTCGTCACGTTGCTTTGCCTGGAGTTCGAAGGGGCTGAGGACAGAAAGGTGATTGACTGACACATTACGTGATAGCGCGTCCGCCACCTTGTTAGCTGAGCCGGGCGTGTAGTCAATCTTGGGGTTAAACTCCAGAAGCGTGTCAACCCATCTGGCTTGACGACCTTTGACGTGTCTTGAATCTGTGAGAATATACTTAAGTGGGCGATGATCAGTTAGAACGTGGACATCGTAACCTAAAATGATTTCTCTGAAGTGCTTGAGAGCCCAGACGACGGCGAGGGCCTCGAGGTCAGTGACGGAGTAATTTCTCTCGGCTTGGTTCAATTTCGACTGGCGAAGGCGATGGGTTTGTAGCGTCCATCGTGGCGTTGCATAAGGGCGGCTCCTAGCCCTATTGACGAAGCATCTGTGGCGAGATAGAAAGTCTCATTAAAGTCGGGGAATGAAAGAACTGGAGCTTCGGTGAGGCGTTGCTTGAGAGCTTCGAATGCTTGTTGCTGTTCGCTGGACCAGGCGAACGGAGTGTCTTTCCTCAGGAGACGAGTCAGAGGTTCGGCGACGATCCCGAACTTCTCGATGAAGGGGCGATAAAATCCTGCTAGACCAAGGAAGGATTTTACCTGAGTGACTGATGACGGCACCGGGAAATTCTGTACGTCCCGTACCTTTTTGTCGTTGGGGCGTAGACCGGTGAGTCGACGGTGTGGCCCAGATACTCGGTTTGTCTGCGGAAGAACTGGCATTTCTTGACGTTTATAGTCAGATTCGCGTCGGCAAGGCGTTGGAAGACTAATTTCAACTTATATTCGTGGTCTGCAATGTTCTTG
The Penaeus monodon isolate SGIC_2016 chromosome 18, NSTDA_Pmon_1, whole genome shotgun sequence genome window above contains:
- the LOC119584609 gene encoding integumentary mucin C.1-like; amino-acid sequence: MSATGLLLLGVVAAVGGANVFPEPRLETLPCGTTTMNPGERVAIQSPNFPQNYDTDYRCQYEITCNPMESTYLEFICPTFELESSTDCLNDRLVVTYHGSREEKCGTDSPDGTITSDGWTRLTFASNAATTAPGFRCYIWCREQTTTTSTTTSTTTTSTTTTTPTTTTTPTPTTPTTTTPTTTTPTTTPTTPVRHPLLREKMQQMINYRKSLHMKAFAAWRVHRGLKVQKRLFEHAGLSQDGSTVTHFSMSATGLLLLGVVAAVGGANVFPEPRLETLPCGTTTMNPGERVAIQSPNFPQNYDTDYRCQYEITCNPMESTYLEFICPTFELESSTDCLNDRLVVTYHGSREEKCGTDSPDGTITSDGWTRLTFASNAATTAPGFRCYIWCREQTTTTSTTISTTTTSTTTTTPTTTTTTTTPTTTTPTTTTTTPTTTTSTTTTPTTPVC